The proteins below are encoded in one region of Oncorhynchus gorbuscha isolate QuinsamMale2020 ecotype Even-year linkage group LG01, OgorEven_v1.0, whole genome shotgun sequence:
- the LOC124048205 gene encoding splicing factor 3B subunit 1-like isoform X3: MDVMKEQHLTKEEKEIRQQMAEKAKTGDLKAVNGSAASQAAAAAAAAAKRKRRWDQTAEKQDQSGTPSNAGTPKKMSSWDQADQAAEQTPGHTPGHTPSNSRWDETPGRNKGSETPGATPSSRMWDPTPSHTPAGAATPGRGDTPGHTTPGHGGATGSVRKNRWDETPKTERETPGHGSGWAETPRTDRGDESVGETPTPGASKRKSRWDETPASQMGSSTPLMTPGKTPIGTPAMNMATPSPGHLMSMTPEQLQAWRWEREIDERNRPLTDDELDAMFPEGYKVLPPPAGYVPIRTPARKLSATPTPMGGMTGFHMQQEDRSMKQINDQPSGNLPFLKPDDIQYFDKLLVEVDESTLSPEEQKERKIMKLLLKIKNGTPPMRKAALRQITDKAREFGAGPLFNQILPLLMSPTLEDQERHLLVKVIDRILYKLDDLVRPYVHKILVVIEPLLIDEDYYARVEGREIISNLAKAAGLATMISTMRPDIDNMDEYVRNTTARAFAVVASALGIPSLLPFLKAVCKSKKSWQARHTGIKIVQQIAILMGCAILPHLRSLVEIIEHGLVDEQQKVRTISALAIAALAEAATPYGIESFDSVLKPLWKGIRQHRGKGLAAFLKAIGYLIPLMDAEYANYYTREVMLILIREFQSPDEEMKKIVLKVVKQCCGTDGVEANYIKTEILPPFFKHFWQHRMALDRRNYRQLVDTTVELANKVGAAEIISRIVDDLKDEAEQYRKMVMETIEKIMGNLGAADIDHKLEEQLIDGILYAFQEQTTEDSVMLNGFGTVVNALGKRVKPYLPQICGTVLWRLNNKSAKVRQQAADLISRTAVVMKTCQEEKLMGHLGVVLYEYLGEEYPEVLGSILGALKAIVNVIGMHKMTPPIKDLLPRLTPILKNRHEKVQENCIDLVGRIADRGAEYVSAREWMRICFELLELLKAHKKAIRRATVNTFGYIAKAIGPHDVLATLLNNLKVQERQNRVCTTVAIAIVAETCSPFTVLPALMNEYRVPELNVQNGVLKSLSFLFEYIGEMGKDYIYAVTPLLEDALMDRDLVHRQTASAVVQHMSLGVYGFGCEDSLNHLLNYVWPNVFETSPHVIQAVMGALEGLRVAIGPCRMLQYCLQGLFHPARKVRDVYWKIYNSIYIGSQDALIAHYPHVYNDEKNPYLRYELEYFL; encoded by the exons ATGGACGTCATGAAGGAGCAGCACCTGACCAAAGAGGAG AAAGAGATCCGTCAGCAGATGGCAGAGAAGGCCAAAACAGGAGACCTGAAGGCTGTCAATGGCTCTGCTGCCTCccaggctgctgctgctgctgctgccgccgcaaAGCGTAAACGCCGTTGGGACCAGACGGCCGAGAAACAGGACCAATCAGGAACCCCCAGCAACGCCGGCACACCGAAGAAGATGTCCAGCTGGGACCAGGCCGATCAGGCTGCTGAG CAGACCCCAGGACACACCCCTGGTCACACCCCCTCCAACAGCCGCTGGGACGAGACCCCCGGAAGGAACAAGGGCAGTGAGACCCCAGGGGCCACCCCCAGCTCCCGAATGTGGGACCCCACCCCTAGCCACACCCCGGCTGGAGCAGCCACGCCAGGCAGAGGAGACACACCGGGACACACCACCCCTGGACACGGGGGAGCCACAGGCAGCGTGCGCAAAAACCGATGGGACGAAACCCCCAAGACGGAGAGGGAGACCCCTGGTCATGGAAGTGGTTGGGCTGAGACCCCCCGTACAGACAGAGGAGACGAGTCAGTGGGAGAGACCCCCACCCCCGGGGCCAGTAAAAGGAAATCCCGTTGGGACGAGACCCCCGCCAGCCAGATGGGCTCTTCCACCCCACTGATGACCCCTGGGAAAACTCCTATTGGAACCCCTGCCATGAATATGGCCACTCCTTCTCCAG GTCACCTGATGAGCATGACCCCAGAGCAGCTGCAGGCCTGGCgttgggagagggagatagacgaGAGGAACCGACCTCTCACAGACGATGAGCTGGATGCCATGTTCCCAGAAGGATACAAG GTCCTTCCCCCACCAGCAGGCTATGTGCCCATCCGTACCCCGGCCCGGAAGCTGTCTGCCACCCCCACCCCCATGGGGGGCATGACGGGCTTCCATATGCAGCAGGAGGACCGCTCCATGAAGCAGATCAACGACCAGCCCAGTGGGAACCTGCCCTTCCTCAAACCAGATGACATTCAGTACTTTGACAAACTGCTTGTTGAGGTGGATGAGTCCACTCTGAGCCCAGAGGAACAGAAGGAACGTAAGATCATGAAACTACTGCTGAAGATCAAGAACGGAACACCTCCCATGAGAAAG GCTGCCCTGCGTCAGATCACAGACAAGGCGAGGGAGTTTGGAGCGGGGCCCCTGTTCAACCAGATCCTGCCCCTGCTCATGTCTCCTACTCTGGAGGACCAGGAGCGCCACCTGCTGGTCAAGGTCATAGACCGCATCCTCTACAAGCTGGATGACCTGGTCCGCCCATATGTACACAAG ATCCTGGTGGTGATTGAGCCGCTGCTGATTGATGAAGATTACTATGCCagagtggagggcagagagaTCATCTCTAATTTGGCCAAG gCTGCCGGCCTGGCCACTATGATCTCCACGATGAGACCTGATATTGACAACATGGATGAATACGTCAGAAATACAACAGCAAGAGCTTTTGCTGTCGTAGCGTCCGCTCTGGGAATCCCCTCCCTCTTGCCCTTCCTCAAAGCTGTGTGTAAGAGCAAGAAGTCTTGGCAGGCCCGCCACACGGGCATCAAGATTGTCCAGCAGATCGCCATCCTCATGGGCTGTGCCATCCTGCCCCATCTGAGGAGTTTGGTGGAGATCATCGAGCATG GTCTGGTGGATGAGCAGCAGAAGGTGCGGACCATCAGTGCCCTGGCCATCGCCGCCCTGGCGGAGGCTGCCACGCCCTACGGTATCGAGTCCTTTGACTCCGTACTCAAACCCCTGTGGAAGGGTATCCGACAGCACAGAGGAAAG GGTCTGGCTGCGTTCCTGAAGGCCATTGGCTACCTGATCCCTCTAATGGATGCTGAGTACGCTAACTATTACACCAGAGAGGTCATGCTGATCCTCATCAGAGAGTTCCAGTCCCCTGACGAGGAGATGAAGAAGATCGTGCTCAAG GTGGTGAAACAGTGTTGTGGTACTGACGGTGTGGAGGCCAACTACATCAAGACAGAGATCCTGCCTCCCTTCTTCAAGCACTTCTGGCAGCACAGGATGGCCCTGGACAGACGCAACTACAGACAG CTGGTGGACACCACAGTGGAGCTGGCCAATAAGGTGGGGGCAGCAGAGATCATCTCTCgtattgtagatgacctgaaggaCGAGGCAGAGCAGTACAGGAAGATGGTGATGGAGACCATAGAGAAGATCATGGGGAACCTGGGAGCTGCTGACATCGACCACAAGCTGGAGGAGCAGCTGATCGACGGCATCCTGTATGCCTTCCAGGAACAGACCACTGAG gaCTCTGTAATGCTGAACGGGTTTGGCACGGTGGTGAACGCCCTGGGGAAGAGGGTGAAGCCCTACCTGCCTCAGATCTGTGGTACAGTGCTGTGGCGTCTCAACAACAAGTCTGCCAAGGTCCGCCAGCAGGCTGCTGACCTCATCTCCCGCACCGCTGTGGTCATGAAGACCTGCCAGGAG gaGAAGCTGATGGGTCACCTGGGAGTGGTGTTATATGAGTATCTAGGAGAAGAGTATCCTGAAGTACTGGGAAGTATCCTTGGTGCTCTCAAGGCCATCGTCAATGTCATCG GTATGCACAAGATGACTCCACCAATCAAAGACCTGCTACCGCGGCTGACGCCAATCCTGAAGAACAGACATGAGAAGGTGCAGGAGAACTGTATTGACCTGGTGGGCAGGATTGCTGACAG gGGTGCTGAGTACGTGTCGGCCAGGGAGTGGATGCGCATCTGCTTTGAGCTGCTGGAGCTCCTCAAGGCCCACAAGAAGGCCATCCGCAGAGCCACAGTCAACACCTTCGGATACATCGCCAAGGCTATTGG acCCCATGATGTGCTGGCCACACTACTCAACAACCTGAAGGTTCAGGAGCGTCAGAACCGAGTGTGTACCACCGTAGCCATCGCCATCGTGGCTGAGACCTGTTCTCCTTTCACCGTGCTCCCCGCCCTCATGAACGAGTACCGTGTGCCTGAGCTCAACGTGCAGAACGGCGTGCTCAAGTCCCTGTCCTTCCTGTTTGAGTACATCGGGGAGATGGGCAAGGACTACATCTATGCTGTCACGCCCCTGCTGGAGGACGCACTGATGGACAG AGACCTGGTCCACAGACAGACTGCCAGTGCCGTGGTGCAGCACATGTCCCTGGGCGTCTACGGCTTCGGCTGTGAGGACTCCCTTAACCACTTGTTGAACTACGTGTGGCCCAACGTGTTTGAGACGTCGCCCCATGTAATCCAGGCTGTCATGGGGGCCCTGGAGGGCCTCAGGGTGGCTATCGGCCCCTGCCGCATGCTGCAGTATTGCCTGCAG GGTCTCTTCCACCCAGCCAGGAAGGTCCGAGACGTCTACTGGAAGATCTATAACTCGATCTACATCGGTTCCCAGGATGCTCTGATCGCTCACTACCCCCACGTCTACAACGATGAGAAGAACCCTTACCTCCGCTATGAGCTGGAGTACTTCCTGTGA